A genomic window from Triticum urartu cultivar G1812 chromosome 7, Tu2.1, whole genome shotgun sequence includes:
- the LOC125523615 gene encoding protein SRG1-like translates to MGSMGEERAMTVQELANVLGKPDVPAQYMVRGHHDQQLATAIAAPIPVIDLCCLFTEDGAATDEASKLRAALESWGLFLLSNHGVETTIMDDMMIASREFFKRPLEDKKRYTNLIGGEEFQFEGYGNDQVRSPDQILDWSDRLYLKVEPEDERRIALWPTHPENFRDILHNFTIKCGGVKDNLLRAMAKLLQLHDDDYFVDQLGEKAETNVRCSYYPECPRPELVFGLKPHCDGTVLTLLMVDDSVGGLQVLRDGVWWDVLIVPHTLLVIIGDQTEIMSNGFFKSPVHRVVTNAKKERLSVALDYSVDHEREIEPSAQLIDEKRPALYMKVKVKDYIAGLYEHFSQGTMVIDTLQI, encoded by the exons ATGGGAAGCATGGGAGAAGAGCGAGCAATGACGGTGCAGGAGCTCGCCAACGTCCTCGGCAAGCCCGACGTGCCAGCCCAGTACATGGTGCGCGGGCACCACGACCAGCAGCTCGCCACAGCCATCGCAGCACCTATCCCTGTCATTGACCTCTGCTGCCTTTTCACGGAGGATGGTGCAGCCACTGATGAGGCATCGAAGCTTCGAGCAGCGCTCGAGTCATGGGGCCTCTTCCTG CTCAGTAACCATGGTGTAGAAACCACCATTATGGACGACATGATGATTGCTTCGAGAGAGTTTTTCAAGCGGCCACTTGAAGACAAGAAGAGGTACACCAACCTAATCGGCGGTGAGGAGTTCCAGTTTGAGGGGTACGGGAATGACCAGGTGAGGTCGCCGGACCAGATCCTGGACTGGTCTGACCGCCTCTACCTCAAGGTAGAGCCCGAGGACGAGCGACGCATCGCCCTCTGGCCAACACATCCTGAAAACTTCAG GGATATTCTGCACAACTTCACGATAAAATGTGGGGGAGTGAAGGACAATCTGCTCCGGGCAATGGCGAAGCTGCTGCAGCTTCATGATGACGACTACTTTGTGGACCAGCTCGGGGAGAAGGCTGAAACTAACGTGAGATGCAGCTACTACCCGGAGTGTCCAAGGCCAGAGCTTGTATTTGGTCTCAAGCCTCACTGTGATGGAACCGTTCTTACACTTCTCATGGTCGATGACAGCGTCGGTGGCCTGCAAGTTCTAAGAGATGGGGTGTGGTGGGATGTACTGATCGTACCTCACACACTGTTGGTCATTATAGGAGATCAGACTGAG ATAATGAGCAACGGCTTCTTCAAGAGCCCTGTGCATAGGGTCGTGACAAATGCAAAGAAAGAGAGGCTATCAGTGGCTCTAGACTATTCTGTTGACCATGAGAGAGAAATTGAGCCATCGGCTCAGCTGATCGATGAGAAGAGACCAGCATTGTACATGAAAGTGAAGGTCAAGGACTACATTGCCGGGCTGTATGAACATTTCTCTCAGGGAACGATGGTTATTGATACACTGCAGATATAA
- the LOC125518027 gene encoding chaperone protein ClpB1-like produces the protein MIAGTSLRGQFEQRLKEAIKQAEDEGGKLILFIDEMHMLIGAGDGSGTADAANILKPALARGRLRCVGATTSQEYYRYIEQDAALERRFQKVEVGEPSMQTTLAILQGLKQKYQEHHGLKIDDEALVAAVELAARYITGRKFPDKAIDLMDEACTTVKLRASKQRETNAPGEIVSRWTGIPITTLDQEEEKLTHLIDRLHERVVGQNEAVSLVAQAVLRSRVGIDKSGQPICSFLFLGSIGVGKTELAKALAEKLFNNEKMLVCFDMSEYAKSGSLSRLIGGPRSYEEEGQLTEIVRRRPYSVILFKEMDKANPSILKLFVQLLNDGMLVDGKGRDVDFKNTIIIMSSNLGSEHLSAEVGGENTMESACDLLMKQVEKRFKPDLMNRLSEIVIFEPLSHHELTEILKIQMKSIVAMMAKKLISLSVADAALEVILSESHDKVNGARPIKMWVRKHVTTILSNMLINGEACKGSTISIDASDDKRELKYRVLKKQEMADPLGLLQVML, from the exons ATGATCGCCGGGACCTCGTTGCGCGGCCAGTTCGAGCAGCGCTTGAAGGAGGCCATCAAGCAGGCCGAGGACGAAGGCGGTAAACTGATCCTCTTCATCGACGAGATGCACATGCTTATTGGCGCAGGCGATGGGAGCGGCACCGCCGACGCCGCTAACATCCTCAAGCCGGCGTTAGCCCGAGGCCGCCTCCGTTGCGTCGGTGCTACCACCTCTCAGGAGTACTACAGGTACATTGAGCAGGATGCGGCGCTTGAGCGCCGGTTCCAGAAGGTCGAAGTCGGAGAGCCGAGCATGCAAACCACTCTTGCCATCCTGCAGGGGCTGAAGCAGAAGTACCAAGAGCACCATGGCTTGAAAATCGACGACGAGGCTCTTGTTGCTGCTGTAGAGCTCGCTGCCCGTTATATTACCG GTCGCAAATTCCCTGATAAAGCAATTGATCTCATGGACGAGGCATGCACTACGGTAAAGTTGCGTGCCAGCAAACAAAGAGAAACAAACGCACCTGGGGAG ATTGTGAGCCGGTGGACTGGAATTCCCATCACTACACTTGATCAAGAGGAGGAGAAACTGACTCATCTAATAGATAGGCTCCATGAGCGAGTTGTTGGTCAGAATGAAGCGGTTAGTTTGGTTGCACAAGCAGTGCTACGTTCTAGGGTTGGCATTGATAAATCTGGTCAACCAATATGTTCTTTCCTCTTTTTGGGCTCGATTGGTGTTGGAAAGACGGAACTTGCTAAAGCTCTTGCCGAGAAGCTATTTAACAATGAAAAAATGTTAGTTTGTTTTGACATGTCTGAATATGCTAAGAGTGGATCTTTGTCGCGTCTCATTGGAGGACCTCGAAG CTATGAAGAAGAGGGACAACTCACCGAGATAGTCAGGCGCCGGCCATATAGTGTTATCCTTTTTAAGGAGATGGATAAGGCAAACCCTTCGATACTCAAGCTTTTTGTTCAACTCCTCAATGATGGTATGTTGGTTGATGGCAAAGGAAGAGACGTAGATTTCAAGAATACAATCATTATTATGAGTTCAAATCTAGGATCAGAGCACCTATCTGCTGAAGTGGGAGGAGAAAACACAATGGAAAGTGCATGTGATCTTCTCATGAAACAG gttGAGAAACGTTTCAAGCCTGATCTTATGAACAGATTGAGCGAGATTGTGATATTTGAACCGCTTTCACACCATGAACTGACGGAAATTTTGAAAATCCAAATGAAGAGTATTGTCGCTATGATGGCCAAGAAGCTTATTTCTCTATCTGTGGCAGATGCCGCGTTGGAAGTCATTTTGTCAGAATCACACGACAAG GTGAACGGTGCGAGGCCTATAAAGATGTGGGTACGAAAGCATGTGACGACAATTCTTTCAAATATGTTGATCAATGGAGAAGCATGTAAAGGCTCAACGATTTCCATAGATGCTAGTGACGATAAGAGAGAGTTGAAGTACCGAGTATTGAAGAAGCAGGAGATGGCAGATCCATTAGGCCTGCTCCAAGTTATGCTGTAA